In Clostridia bacterium, the genomic window GATTCTCTGGTATATCTTGCGTTGGCTCCTTTAGTTCTTGTCTTTCTTCCTTTGAGCTTCCATAAACCTCCCGGAGTATAGCATCGATAATCATGGCTTTGGGAGCAACTGTGTATTCCTTTCCTTGGTAAGTCCAAATGCGGCAATCAACCTCTTCCCCGCAAAGATCGCCGCATGATTCGCACCGGGTTTCCTTGACATCAAGCTGGATATCTCG contains:
- a CDS encoding DUF2703 domain-containing protein, encoding RDIQLDVKETRCESCGDLCGEEVDCRIWTYQGKEYTVAPKAMIIDAILREVYGSSKEERQELKEPTQDIPENLKRFFAAKQKKEAQADQAVNSATNCCLSKDVCSPNGCCG